From the genome of Perca fluviatilis chromosome 1, GENO_Pfluv_1.0, whole genome shotgun sequence, one region includes:
- the mtmr7b gene encoding myotubularin-related protein 7b isoform X1: MEHLRTPKVENVRLLDRSSGQRKASIGTLYLSATHTIFVENNPESRKETWVLHSMVSSVERPPTIPAGSQLILRCKDFRVFQILIPQERDCLDVHTSLVRLSRPEKYSELYCLSFNPNVNKMEREESWNFIDLMADYKRMGVPNNLWVATAANSEYRVCDTYPSELFVPKTATPAIIVGSSRFRSRGRFPALSYFHQDTLAAVCRCSQPLSGFSGRCQEDEMMLQMLMKSNPGSDYIYVVDTRPKLNAMANRAAGKGYENEDHYTNIKLQFIGIENIHVMRSSQQKIIDVGEMRSPSMTDFLYGLENSGWLKHIKAILDAGLFIARAVADEGVSVLVHCSDGWDRTAQACSVASILLDPYYRTIKGLMVLIERDWVCFGHKFSHRYAHLDGDPKEVSPVIDQFLECVWQLSEQFPCAFEFNERFIISIHTHVYSSQYGTFLGNCQKERRDMRLRERSHSVWPQLWKDRAEYTNPLYQVELSQSQGVLRPNTTPYCFKMWKGLYNHTEKSTPPRQSPADFLSAVREESQQLEEELTNHQERIAALTGKPIMWEKIEVPRRRTSHLRQTHRGPDPPTTYRDTITSPAQDNGRKLSSEPANQKTPTQDPDLTLPLGPHTQLKSSNPDDLSTRSDLESGVADLSSCSSSRGDDGKDPDLGEAVFITA; the protein is encoded by the exons ATGGAGCACCTCCGGACTCCCAAG GTGGAAAATGTGCGCCTCCTGGACCGGTCGTCAGGACAGAGAAAGGCCAGCATTGGGACTCTCTACCTTTCTGCCACGCACACCATCTTTGTAGAGAACAACCCTGAGTCACGCAAGGAGACATGG gtgttGCACAGTATGGTGAGCAGTGTGGAGAGGCCACCCACCATCCCCGCAGGAAGTCAGCTGATCCTGCGTTGTAAGGACTTCCGTGTTTTCCAGATCCTCATTCCACAGGAGAGAGACTGTTTGGACGTCCACACCTCATTGGTCAGATTGTCAcggccag AAAAGTACAGTGAGCTGTACTGCCTGTCCTTTAATCCCAATGTGAACAAAATGGAGAGAGAAGAGTCCTGGAACTTCATAGACCTCATGGCCGACTACAAGAGGATGGGAGTTCCTAATAACTTGTGGGTTGCTACAGCAGCCAACAGCGAATACAGG GTGTGCGATACATACCCATCAGAGCTGTTTGTTCCAAAGACGGCCACACCCGCTATCATTGTGGGCAGCTCAAGGTTCAGGAGTCGAGGAAGATTTCCTGCTCTGTCCTACTTCCACCAGGACACACTG GCAGCAGTGTGCCGGTGTAGTCAGCCACTGTCTGGCTTCAGTGGACGCTGTCAGGAGGATGAGATGATGCTGCAGATGCTGATGAAGTCCAACCCTGGCAGTGACTACATCTATGTGGTGGACACCAGGCCCAAG CTGAACGCCATGGCAAATCGAGCAGCAGGTAAAGGTTACGAGAACGAGGACCACTACACCAACATCAAGCTGCAGTTCATTGGCATCGAAAACATTCATGTTATGAGGAGCAGCCAGCAGAAAATCATCGACG TAGGCGAGATGAGATCTCCGTCCATGACTGACTTCCTGTATGGTCTGGAGAACTCTGGTTGGCTCAAACATATCAAAGCCATACTGGATGCCGGGCTCTTCATAGCCAGG gcaGTTGCTGATGAAGGTGTCAGTGTATTAGTTCACTGTTCAGATGGCTGGGACAGGACAGCCCAGGCCTGCTCTGTAGCCAGTATACTGTTGGACCCATATTACAGAACCATCAAAGGACTCATG gtgctgatagagagagactgggttTGCTTCGGACACAAGTTCTCCCACAG GTACGCCCATCTTGATGGAGATCCTAAAGAGGTGTCTCCAGTTATCGATCAGTTTCTGGAGTGTGTGTGGCAGCTGTCTGAGCAGTTCCCATGTGCCTTTGAGTTCAACGAGCGCTTCATCatatccatacacacacacgtctacTCCAGTCAGTATGGGACCTTCCTGGGCAACTGCCAGAAGGAACGCAGGGATATGAG GCTTCGTGAGCGGAGTCACTCTGTGTGGCCTCAGCTGTGGAAGGACAGGGCTGAGTACACCAACCCTTTGTACCAGGTTGAGCTGAGCCAGAGTCAGGGCGTCCTGCGACCAAACACCACCCCCTATTGCTTCAA AATGTGGAAGGGTCTCTATAACCATACGGAGAAATCAACACCTCCTCGCCAGTCACCTGCCGACTTTCTGTCTGCTGTCAGGGAGGAGTCCcagcagctggaggaggagctgaCCAATCATCAGGAG AGGATCGCAGCCCTGACAGGGAAGCCAATCATGTGGGAGAAGATCGAGGTTCCGAGGAGGAGGACTAGCCACCTGCGGCAGACACACCGCGGGCCGGACCCGCCCACCACCTACAGAGATACAATCACCAGCCCTGCACAGGACAATGGTCGCAAGCTCTCTTCTgaaccagccaatcagaagacTCCGACCCAGGACCCCGATCTCACCCTGCCTCTAGGGCCACACACCCAGCTCAAGAGTTCCAATCCTGATGACCTCTCCACCCGCAGTGACCTGGAGTCAGGCGTGGCCGACCTCAGCAGCTGCTCCTCCAGCCGTGGGGACGATGGCAAGGACCCAGACTTGGGTGAGGCTGTGTTTATTACTGCCTGA
- the mtmr7b gene encoding myotubularin-related protein 7b isoform X2, which translates to MEHLRTPKVENVRLLDRSSGQRKASIGTLYLSATHTIFVENNPESRKETWVLHSMVSSVERPPTIPAGSQLILRCKDFRVFQILIPQERDCLDVHTSLVRLSRPEKYSELYCLSFNPNVNKMEREESWNFIDLMADYKRMGVPNNLWVATAANSEYRVCDTYPSELFVPKTATPAIIVGSSRFRSRGRFPALSYFHQDTLAAVCRCSQPLSGFSGRCQEDEMMLQMLMKSNPGSDYIYVVDTRPKLNAMANRAAGKGYENEDHYTNIKLQFIGIENIHVMRSSQQKIIDGEMRSPSMTDFLYGLENSGWLKHIKAILDAGLFIARAVADEGVSVLVHCSDGWDRTAQACSVASILLDPYYRTIKGLMVLIERDWVCFGHKFSHRYAHLDGDPKEVSPVIDQFLECVWQLSEQFPCAFEFNERFIISIHTHVYSSQYGTFLGNCQKERRDMRLRERSHSVWPQLWKDRAEYTNPLYQVELSQSQGVLRPNTTPYCFKMWKGLYNHTEKSTPPRQSPADFLSAVREESQQLEEELTNHQERIAALTGKPIMWEKIEVPRRRTSHLRQTHRGPDPPTTYRDTITSPAQDNGRKLSSEPANQKTPTQDPDLTLPLGPHTQLKSSNPDDLSTRSDLESGVADLSSCSSSRGDDGKDPDLGEAVFITA; encoded by the exons ATGGAGCACCTCCGGACTCCCAAG GTGGAAAATGTGCGCCTCCTGGACCGGTCGTCAGGACAGAGAAAGGCCAGCATTGGGACTCTCTACCTTTCTGCCACGCACACCATCTTTGTAGAGAACAACCCTGAGTCACGCAAGGAGACATGG gtgttGCACAGTATGGTGAGCAGTGTGGAGAGGCCACCCACCATCCCCGCAGGAAGTCAGCTGATCCTGCGTTGTAAGGACTTCCGTGTTTTCCAGATCCTCATTCCACAGGAGAGAGACTGTTTGGACGTCCACACCTCATTGGTCAGATTGTCAcggccag AAAAGTACAGTGAGCTGTACTGCCTGTCCTTTAATCCCAATGTGAACAAAATGGAGAGAGAAGAGTCCTGGAACTTCATAGACCTCATGGCCGACTACAAGAGGATGGGAGTTCCTAATAACTTGTGGGTTGCTACAGCAGCCAACAGCGAATACAGG GTGTGCGATACATACCCATCAGAGCTGTTTGTTCCAAAGACGGCCACACCCGCTATCATTGTGGGCAGCTCAAGGTTCAGGAGTCGAGGAAGATTTCCTGCTCTGTCCTACTTCCACCAGGACACACTG GCAGCAGTGTGCCGGTGTAGTCAGCCACTGTCTGGCTTCAGTGGACGCTGTCAGGAGGATGAGATGATGCTGCAGATGCTGATGAAGTCCAACCCTGGCAGTGACTACATCTATGTGGTGGACACCAGGCCCAAG CTGAACGCCATGGCAAATCGAGCAGCAGGTAAAGGTTACGAGAACGAGGACCACTACACCAACATCAAGCTGCAGTTCATTGGCATCGAAAACATTCATGTTATGAGGAGCAGCCAGCAGAAAATCATCGACG GCGAGATGAGATCTCCGTCCATGACTGACTTCCTGTATGGTCTGGAGAACTCTGGTTGGCTCAAACATATCAAAGCCATACTGGATGCCGGGCTCTTCATAGCCAGG gcaGTTGCTGATGAAGGTGTCAGTGTATTAGTTCACTGTTCAGATGGCTGGGACAGGACAGCCCAGGCCTGCTCTGTAGCCAGTATACTGTTGGACCCATATTACAGAACCATCAAAGGACTCATG gtgctgatagagagagactgggttTGCTTCGGACACAAGTTCTCCCACAG GTACGCCCATCTTGATGGAGATCCTAAAGAGGTGTCTCCAGTTATCGATCAGTTTCTGGAGTGTGTGTGGCAGCTGTCTGAGCAGTTCCCATGTGCCTTTGAGTTCAACGAGCGCTTCATCatatccatacacacacacgtctacTCCAGTCAGTATGGGACCTTCCTGGGCAACTGCCAGAAGGAACGCAGGGATATGAG GCTTCGTGAGCGGAGTCACTCTGTGTGGCCTCAGCTGTGGAAGGACAGGGCTGAGTACACCAACCCTTTGTACCAGGTTGAGCTGAGCCAGAGTCAGGGCGTCCTGCGACCAAACACCACCCCCTATTGCTTCAA AATGTGGAAGGGTCTCTATAACCATACGGAGAAATCAACACCTCCTCGCCAGTCACCTGCCGACTTTCTGTCTGCTGTCAGGGAGGAGTCCcagcagctggaggaggagctgaCCAATCATCAGGAG AGGATCGCAGCCCTGACAGGGAAGCCAATCATGTGGGAGAAGATCGAGGTTCCGAGGAGGAGGACTAGCCACCTGCGGCAGACACACCGCGGGCCGGACCCGCCCACCACCTACAGAGATACAATCACCAGCCCTGCACAGGACAATGGTCGCAAGCTCTCTTCTgaaccagccaatcagaagacTCCGACCCAGGACCCCGATCTCACCCTGCCTCTAGGGCCACACACCCAGCTCAAGAGTTCCAATCCTGATGACCTCTCCACCCGCAGTGACCTGGAGTCAGGCGTGGCCGACCTCAGCAGCTGCTCCTCCAGCCGTGGGGACGATGGCAAGGACCCAGACTTGGGTGAGGCTGTGTTTATTACTGCCTGA